One genomic segment of Podarcis raffonei isolate rPodRaf1 chromosome 7, rPodRaf1.pri, whole genome shotgun sequence includes these proteins:
- the AGO2 gene encoding protein argonaute-2 isoform X1, with protein sequence MYTAGGAAPVAAGPALATPPPMPPPIQAYAFKPPPRPDFGTSGRSIKLQANFFEMDIPKIDIYHYELDIKPEKCPRRVNREIVEHMVQHFKGQIFGERKPVFDGRKNLYTAIPLPIGRDKQVELEVTLPGEGKDRIFKVAIKWMSGVSLQALHDALSGRLPSVPFETIQALDVVMRHLPSMRYTPVGRSFFTASEGCSNPLGGGREVWFGFHQSVRPSLWKMMLNIDVSATAFYKAQPVIEFVCEVLDFKSIEEQQKPLTDSQRVKFTKEIKGLKVEITHCGQMKRKYRVCNVTRRPASHQTFPLQQESGQTVECTVAQYFKDRHKLVLRYPHLPCLQVGQEQKHTYLPLEVCNIVAGQRCIKKLTDNQTSTMIRATARSAPDRQEEISKLMRSASFNTDPFVREFGIMVKDEMTDVTGRVLQPPSILYGGRNKAIATPVQGVWDMRNKQFHTGIEIKVWAIACFAPQRQCTEVHLKSFTEQLRKISRDAGMPIQGQPCFCKYAQGADSVEPMFRHLKNTYAGLQLVVVILPGKTPVYAEVKRVGDTVLGMATQCVQMKNVQRTTPQTLSNLCLKINVKLGGVNNILLPQGRPPVFQQPVIFLGADVTHPPAGDGKKPSIAAVVGSMDAHPNRYCATVRVQQHRQEIIQDLAAMVRELLIQFYKSTRFKPTRIIFYRDGVSEGQFQQVLHHELLAIREACIKLEKDYQPGITFIVVQKRHHTRLFCTDKNERVGKSGNIPAGTTVDTKITHPSEFDFYLCSHAGIQGTSRPSHYHVLWDDNRFSSDELQILTYQLCHTYVRCTRSVSIPAPAYYAHLVAFRARYHLVDKEHDSAEGSHTSGQSNGRDHQALAKAVQVHQDTLRTMYFA encoded by the exons CACTTGCGACGCCCCCGCCCATGCCACCCCCGATACAGGCATATGCATTTAAACCCCCCCCTCGACCTGATTTTGGTACTTCAGGGAGATCAATCAAACTGCAAGCCAACTTTTTTGAAATGGACATTCCAAAAATCGACATCTACCATTATGAATTGGATATAAAGCCAGAGAAGTGCCCTAGAAGAGTTAACAG AGAAATAGTTGAACACATGGTCCAGCACTTTAAAGGACAGATATTTGGGGAGCGCAAGCCAGTGTTTGATGGAAGAAAAAACCTCTATACAGCTATACCACTTCCAATAGGGAGAGATAAA CAGGTGGAATTGGAGGTCACATTGCCGGGAGAAGGGAAGGACAGAATATTTAAGGTGGCAATAAAGTGGATGTCAGGTGTGAGTCTGCAGGCTTTACATGATGCTCTCTCTGGTCGTCTTCCAAGTGTTCCTTTTGAAACAATTCAGGCACTGGATGTAGTAATGAGGCACTTGCCTTCCATGAG GTACACTCCTGTGGGACGGTCCTTTTTTACTGCATCAGAAGGGTGCTCTAATCCCTTGGGTGGCGGCAGAGAAGTTTGGTTTGGATTCCATCAGTCCGTCAGGCCTTCACTGTGGAAAATGATGCTTAACATTGATG TATCTGCAACAGCATTTTACAAGGCACAACCTGTAATTGAGTTCGTATGTGAAGTTTTGGATTTCAAAAGTATTGAAGAACAACAGAAACCTCTGACAGATTCCCAAAGGGTTAAGTTTACCAAAGAAATTAAAG GTCTGAAGGTGGAAATCACTCACTGCGGGCAAATGAAGAGAAAATACCGAGTATGCAATGTTACCAGACGACCAGCAAGTCACCAAAC ATTCCCGCTTCAGCAGGAGAGTGGACAGACCGTTGAATGCACTGTAGCTCAATACTTTAAAGATAGGCACAAGCTGGTTTTACGATACCCTCATCTTCCATGTTTACAAGTTGGACAGGAGCAGAAACACACATATCTCCCTCTAGAG GTATGCAACATAGTGGCAGGACAGCGGTGTATAAAGAAGCTGACAGACAATCAAACTTCCACTATGATAAGAGCAACTGCTAGATCAGCACCTGACCGTCAAGAAGAGATTAGTAAACTG ATGCGAAGTGCAAGTTTTAATACTGACCCTTTTGTTCGTGAATTTGGAATAATGGTGAAAGATGAAATGACGGATGTGACTGGGCGGGTCCTACAGCCTCCTTCAATTCTCTATGGAGGCAGG aaCAAAGCAATAGCTACACCAGTTCAAGGGGTTTGGGATATGAGGAACAAACAGTTTCACACTGGAATTGAAATCAAGGTCTGGGCAATTGCTTGCTTTGCTCCACAGCGCCAGTGCACTGAAGTCCACCTTAA GTCCTTCACAGAACAACTGAGGAAGATATCACGAGATGCAGGAATGCCCATCCAGGGTCAGCCCTGTTTCTGTAAATATGCCCAGGGAGCAGATAGTGTGGAACCAATGTTCCGACATCTAAAAAACACTTACGCCGGATTGCAGCTCGTAGTAGTCATTCTGCCAGGAAAAACTCCAGTTTATG CTGAGGTGAAGCGTGTTGGTGATACTGTGCTGGGCATGGCCACACAGTGTGTGCAGATGAAAAATGTGCAGAGAACGACGCCACAGACACTTTCCAATCTGTGCTTAAAGATCAATGTCAAACTGGGAGGAGTAAATAACATTTTACTGCCTCAGGGAAG GCCTCCAGTATTTCAGCAACCTGTAATTTTCCTGGGTGCAGATGTCACTCATCCACCAGCTGGAGATGGGAAAAAACCATCCATTGCTGCT GTTGTAGGTAGTATGGATGCCCACCCTAATCGATACTGTGCCACTGTGAGAGTCCAGCAGCACCGCCAAGAGATCATCCAAGACTTGGCTGCCATGGTCAGGGAGCTGCTCATTCAGTTCTACAAATCAACCCGATTCAAACCAACTCGGATTATTTTCTACAGAGATGGTGTTTCAGAGGGGCAATTCCAACag GTCCTCCATCATGAATTGCTGGCTATCAGAGAAGCATGTATTAAGCTAGAAAAAGACTACCAGCCTGGAATCACATTCATTGTTGTGCAGAAAAGGCATCACACCAGACTCTTCTGTACAGACAAAAACGAAAGG GTCGGGAAAAGCGGAAACATTCCAGCAGGTACAACAGTGGACACAAAAATCACCCACCCTTCAGAGTTTGACTTCTATCTGTGTAGTCATGCTGGTATTCAG GGGACAAGCAGGCCATCTCATTACCACGTTCTCTGGGATGACAATCGTTTCTCTTCAGATGAGCTTCAAATCCTTACCTACCAACTGTGTCATACATATGTACGCTGTACTCGTTCTGTTTCAATCCCTGCACCAGCATACTATGCACATCTGGTTGCCTTCAGAGCCAGGTATCATCTGGTGGATAAAGAACATGATAG TGCCGAAGGGAGTCATACGTCTGGTCAGAGCAATGGCAGAGATCATCAAGCACTTGCAAAAGCCGTTCAGGTTCATCAAGATACATTGCGCACCATGTACTTCGCTTGA
- the AGO2 gene encoding protein argonaute-2 isoform X2, translating into MYTAGGAAPVAAGPALATPPPMPPPIQAYAFKPPPRPDFGTSGRSIKLQANFFEMDIPKIDIYHYELDIKPEKCPRRVNREIVEHMVQHFKGQIFGERKPVFDGRKNLYTAIPLPIGRDKVELEVTLPGEGKDRIFKVAIKWMSGVSLQALHDALSGRLPSVPFETIQALDVVMRHLPSMRYTPVGRSFFTASEGCSNPLGGGREVWFGFHQSVRPSLWKMMLNIDVSATAFYKAQPVIEFVCEVLDFKSIEEQQKPLTDSQRVKFTKEIKGLKVEITHCGQMKRKYRVCNVTRRPASHQTFPLQQESGQTVECTVAQYFKDRHKLVLRYPHLPCLQVGQEQKHTYLPLEVCNIVAGQRCIKKLTDNQTSTMIRATARSAPDRQEEISKLMRSASFNTDPFVREFGIMVKDEMTDVTGRVLQPPSILYGGRNKAIATPVQGVWDMRNKQFHTGIEIKVWAIACFAPQRQCTEVHLKSFTEQLRKISRDAGMPIQGQPCFCKYAQGADSVEPMFRHLKNTYAGLQLVVVILPGKTPVYAEVKRVGDTVLGMATQCVQMKNVQRTTPQTLSNLCLKINVKLGGVNNILLPQGRPPVFQQPVIFLGADVTHPPAGDGKKPSIAAVVGSMDAHPNRYCATVRVQQHRQEIIQDLAAMVRELLIQFYKSTRFKPTRIIFYRDGVSEGQFQQVLHHELLAIREACIKLEKDYQPGITFIVVQKRHHTRLFCTDKNERVGKSGNIPAGTTVDTKITHPSEFDFYLCSHAGIQGTSRPSHYHVLWDDNRFSSDELQILTYQLCHTYVRCTRSVSIPAPAYYAHLVAFRARYHLVDKEHDSAEGSHTSGQSNGRDHQALAKAVQVHQDTLRTMYFA; encoded by the exons CACTTGCGACGCCCCCGCCCATGCCACCCCCGATACAGGCATATGCATTTAAACCCCCCCCTCGACCTGATTTTGGTACTTCAGGGAGATCAATCAAACTGCAAGCCAACTTTTTTGAAATGGACATTCCAAAAATCGACATCTACCATTATGAATTGGATATAAAGCCAGAGAAGTGCCCTAGAAGAGTTAACAG AGAAATAGTTGAACACATGGTCCAGCACTTTAAAGGACAGATATTTGGGGAGCGCAAGCCAGTGTTTGATGGAAGAAAAAACCTCTATACAGCTATACCACTTCCAATAGGGAGAGATAAA GTGGAATTGGAGGTCACATTGCCGGGAGAAGGGAAGGACAGAATATTTAAGGTGGCAATAAAGTGGATGTCAGGTGTGAGTCTGCAGGCTTTACATGATGCTCTCTCTGGTCGTCTTCCAAGTGTTCCTTTTGAAACAATTCAGGCACTGGATGTAGTAATGAGGCACTTGCCTTCCATGAG GTACACTCCTGTGGGACGGTCCTTTTTTACTGCATCAGAAGGGTGCTCTAATCCCTTGGGTGGCGGCAGAGAAGTTTGGTTTGGATTCCATCAGTCCGTCAGGCCTTCACTGTGGAAAATGATGCTTAACATTGATG TATCTGCAACAGCATTTTACAAGGCACAACCTGTAATTGAGTTCGTATGTGAAGTTTTGGATTTCAAAAGTATTGAAGAACAACAGAAACCTCTGACAGATTCCCAAAGGGTTAAGTTTACCAAAGAAATTAAAG GTCTGAAGGTGGAAATCACTCACTGCGGGCAAATGAAGAGAAAATACCGAGTATGCAATGTTACCAGACGACCAGCAAGTCACCAAAC ATTCCCGCTTCAGCAGGAGAGTGGACAGACCGTTGAATGCACTGTAGCTCAATACTTTAAAGATAGGCACAAGCTGGTTTTACGATACCCTCATCTTCCATGTTTACAAGTTGGACAGGAGCAGAAACACACATATCTCCCTCTAGAG GTATGCAACATAGTGGCAGGACAGCGGTGTATAAAGAAGCTGACAGACAATCAAACTTCCACTATGATAAGAGCAACTGCTAGATCAGCACCTGACCGTCAAGAAGAGATTAGTAAACTG ATGCGAAGTGCAAGTTTTAATACTGACCCTTTTGTTCGTGAATTTGGAATAATGGTGAAAGATGAAATGACGGATGTGACTGGGCGGGTCCTACAGCCTCCTTCAATTCTCTATGGAGGCAGG aaCAAAGCAATAGCTACACCAGTTCAAGGGGTTTGGGATATGAGGAACAAACAGTTTCACACTGGAATTGAAATCAAGGTCTGGGCAATTGCTTGCTTTGCTCCACAGCGCCAGTGCACTGAAGTCCACCTTAA GTCCTTCACAGAACAACTGAGGAAGATATCACGAGATGCAGGAATGCCCATCCAGGGTCAGCCCTGTTTCTGTAAATATGCCCAGGGAGCAGATAGTGTGGAACCAATGTTCCGACATCTAAAAAACACTTACGCCGGATTGCAGCTCGTAGTAGTCATTCTGCCAGGAAAAACTCCAGTTTATG CTGAGGTGAAGCGTGTTGGTGATACTGTGCTGGGCATGGCCACACAGTGTGTGCAGATGAAAAATGTGCAGAGAACGACGCCACAGACACTTTCCAATCTGTGCTTAAAGATCAATGTCAAACTGGGAGGAGTAAATAACATTTTACTGCCTCAGGGAAG GCCTCCAGTATTTCAGCAACCTGTAATTTTCCTGGGTGCAGATGTCACTCATCCACCAGCTGGAGATGGGAAAAAACCATCCATTGCTGCT GTTGTAGGTAGTATGGATGCCCACCCTAATCGATACTGTGCCACTGTGAGAGTCCAGCAGCACCGCCAAGAGATCATCCAAGACTTGGCTGCCATGGTCAGGGAGCTGCTCATTCAGTTCTACAAATCAACCCGATTCAAACCAACTCGGATTATTTTCTACAGAGATGGTGTTTCAGAGGGGCAATTCCAACag GTCCTCCATCATGAATTGCTGGCTATCAGAGAAGCATGTATTAAGCTAGAAAAAGACTACCAGCCTGGAATCACATTCATTGTTGTGCAGAAAAGGCATCACACCAGACTCTTCTGTACAGACAAAAACGAAAGG GTCGGGAAAAGCGGAAACATTCCAGCAGGTACAACAGTGGACACAAAAATCACCCACCCTTCAGAGTTTGACTTCTATCTGTGTAGTCATGCTGGTATTCAG GGGACAAGCAGGCCATCTCATTACCACGTTCTCTGGGATGACAATCGTTTCTCTTCAGATGAGCTTCAAATCCTTACCTACCAACTGTGTCATACATATGTACGCTGTACTCGTTCTGTTTCAATCCCTGCACCAGCATACTATGCACATCTGGTTGCCTTCAGAGCCAGGTATCATCTGGTGGATAAAGAACATGATAG TGCCGAAGGGAGTCATACGTCTGGTCAGAGCAATGGCAGAGATCATCAAGCACTTGCAAAAGCCGTTCAGGTTCATCAAGATACATTGCGCACCATGTACTTCGCTTGA
- the AGO2 gene encoding protein argonaute-2 isoform X3, with protein MVQHFKGQIFGERKPVFDGRKNLYTAIPLPIGRDKQVELEVTLPGEGKDRIFKVAIKWMSGVSLQALHDALSGRLPSVPFETIQALDVVMRHLPSMRYTPVGRSFFTASEGCSNPLGGGREVWFGFHQSVRPSLWKMMLNIDVSATAFYKAQPVIEFVCEVLDFKSIEEQQKPLTDSQRVKFTKEIKGLKVEITHCGQMKRKYRVCNVTRRPASHQTFPLQQESGQTVECTVAQYFKDRHKLVLRYPHLPCLQVGQEQKHTYLPLEVCNIVAGQRCIKKLTDNQTSTMIRATARSAPDRQEEISKLMRSASFNTDPFVREFGIMVKDEMTDVTGRVLQPPSILYGGRNKAIATPVQGVWDMRNKQFHTGIEIKVWAIACFAPQRQCTEVHLKSFTEQLRKISRDAGMPIQGQPCFCKYAQGADSVEPMFRHLKNTYAGLQLVVVILPGKTPVYAEVKRVGDTVLGMATQCVQMKNVQRTTPQTLSNLCLKINVKLGGVNNILLPQGRPPVFQQPVIFLGADVTHPPAGDGKKPSIAAVVGSMDAHPNRYCATVRVQQHRQEIIQDLAAMVRELLIQFYKSTRFKPTRIIFYRDGVSEGQFQQVLHHELLAIREACIKLEKDYQPGITFIVVQKRHHTRLFCTDKNERVGKSGNIPAGTTVDTKITHPSEFDFYLCSHAGIQGTSRPSHYHVLWDDNRFSSDELQILTYQLCHTYVRCTRSVSIPAPAYYAHLVAFRARYHLVDKEHDSAEGSHTSGQSNGRDHQALAKAVQVHQDTLRTMYFA; from the exons ATGGTCCAGCACTTTAAAGGACAGATATTTGGGGAGCGCAAGCCAGTGTTTGATGGAAGAAAAAACCTCTATACAGCTATACCACTTCCAATAGGGAGAGATAAA CAGGTGGAATTGGAGGTCACATTGCCGGGAGAAGGGAAGGACAGAATATTTAAGGTGGCAATAAAGTGGATGTCAGGTGTGAGTCTGCAGGCTTTACATGATGCTCTCTCTGGTCGTCTTCCAAGTGTTCCTTTTGAAACAATTCAGGCACTGGATGTAGTAATGAGGCACTTGCCTTCCATGAG GTACACTCCTGTGGGACGGTCCTTTTTTACTGCATCAGAAGGGTGCTCTAATCCCTTGGGTGGCGGCAGAGAAGTTTGGTTTGGATTCCATCAGTCCGTCAGGCCTTCACTGTGGAAAATGATGCTTAACATTGATG TATCTGCAACAGCATTTTACAAGGCACAACCTGTAATTGAGTTCGTATGTGAAGTTTTGGATTTCAAAAGTATTGAAGAACAACAGAAACCTCTGACAGATTCCCAAAGGGTTAAGTTTACCAAAGAAATTAAAG GTCTGAAGGTGGAAATCACTCACTGCGGGCAAATGAAGAGAAAATACCGAGTATGCAATGTTACCAGACGACCAGCAAGTCACCAAAC ATTCCCGCTTCAGCAGGAGAGTGGACAGACCGTTGAATGCACTGTAGCTCAATACTTTAAAGATAGGCACAAGCTGGTTTTACGATACCCTCATCTTCCATGTTTACAAGTTGGACAGGAGCAGAAACACACATATCTCCCTCTAGAG GTATGCAACATAGTGGCAGGACAGCGGTGTATAAAGAAGCTGACAGACAATCAAACTTCCACTATGATAAGAGCAACTGCTAGATCAGCACCTGACCGTCAAGAAGAGATTAGTAAACTG ATGCGAAGTGCAAGTTTTAATACTGACCCTTTTGTTCGTGAATTTGGAATAATGGTGAAAGATGAAATGACGGATGTGACTGGGCGGGTCCTACAGCCTCCTTCAATTCTCTATGGAGGCAGG aaCAAAGCAATAGCTACACCAGTTCAAGGGGTTTGGGATATGAGGAACAAACAGTTTCACACTGGAATTGAAATCAAGGTCTGGGCAATTGCTTGCTTTGCTCCACAGCGCCAGTGCACTGAAGTCCACCTTAA GTCCTTCACAGAACAACTGAGGAAGATATCACGAGATGCAGGAATGCCCATCCAGGGTCAGCCCTGTTTCTGTAAATATGCCCAGGGAGCAGATAGTGTGGAACCAATGTTCCGACATCTAAAAAACACTTACGCCGGATTGCAGCTCGTAGTAGTCATTCTGCCAGGAAAAACTCCAGTTTATG CTGAGGTGAAGCGTGTTGGTGATACTGTGCTGGGCATGGCCACACAGTGTGTGCAGATGAAAAATGTGCAGAGAACGACGCCACAGACACTTTCCAATCTGTGCTTAAAGATCAATGTCAAACTGGGAGGAGTAAATAACATTTTACTGCCTCAGGGAAG GCCTCCAGTATTTCAGCAACCTGTAATTTTCCTGGGTGCAGATGTCACTCATCCACCAGCTGGAGATGGGAAAAAACCATCCATTGCTGCT GTTGTAGGTAGTATGGATGCCCACCCTAATCGATACTGTGCCACTGTGAGAGTCCAGCAGCACCGCCAAGAGATCATCCAAGACTTGGCTGCCATGGTCAGGGAGCTGCTCATTCAGTTCTACAAATCAACCCGATTCAAACCAACTCGGATTATTTTCTACAGAGATGGTGTTTCAGAGGGGCAATTCCAACag GTCCTCCATCATGAATTGCTGGCTATCAGAGAAGCATGTATTAAGCTAGAAAAAGACTACCAGCCTGGAATCACATTCATTGTTGTGCAGAAAAGGCATCACACCAGACTCTTCTGTACAGACAAAAACGAAAGG GTCGGGAAAAGCGGAAACATTCCAGCAGGTACAACAGTGGACACAAAAATCACCCACCCTTCAGAGTTTGACTTCTATCTGTGTAGTCATGCTGGTATTCAG GGGACAAGCAGGCCATCTCATTACCACGTTCTCTGGGATGACAATCGTTTCTCTTCAGATGAGCTTCAAATCCTTACCTACCAACTGTGTCATACATATGTACGCTGTACTCGTTCTGTTTCAATCCCTGCACCAGCATACTATGCACATCTGGTTGCCTTCAGAGCCAGGTATCATCTGGTGGATAAAGAACATGATAG TGCCGAAGGGAGTCATACGTCTGGTCAGAGCAATGGCAGAGATCATCAAGCACTTGCAAAAGCCGTTCAGGTTCATCAAGATACATTGCGCACCATGTACTTCGCTTGA